One part of the Flavobacterium johnsoniae UW101 genome encodes these proteins:
- a CDS encoding beta-mannosidase yields MNYQNKLHCIMSLCLAGFTSIAFAQKIELKSNWTYREEKTQKWYTASVPGEIHTDLLNSKLIPDPFYRDNEKKLQWIERKNWEYKTAFQVTANMLKKKNTELVFDGLDTYAAVYVNNQLVLKADNMFRQWRVDVKKVLKSGNNDLRIVFQSAQNVVDSLAKKDYPFVIPDNPRTYVRKAQYHFGWDWGPKFTTCGIWKTPRFEAYDEKEPEKPYVLTRKIELIQDKDSLGSSFYFKIDGNPVYMKGANYIPSDAFLSRVSKKEYEKIVLSAKEANMNMLRVWGGGIYEDDYFYDLCDKYGINVWQDFMFAGTMVPGDDAFFENVKKEVQYQVKRLRHHPSIVLWCGNNESDEAFKNWGWMKNFKISKQDSIRLWKDYTRLFHDSIPKWVKEVDGKRPYLSSSPLYHWSKPKSVTEGDSHYWGIWWGLEDIEAVQKKTGRFVSEYGMLSMPNYSSVEVFTLPEDRYLYSDIVLAHQKSGKGFEKLDSYLNRYFIDSAKIKNISLEDYTYLTQCLQYYVVKNIAGTHRSKEPYNMGTLIWQLNDCWPTASWSITDYYNREPRASWYAIREAYRDDVKPETDFIRPRDLSLEDPKINWEIKGNNIIIKALKMAKYVYISMKGYNGKWSDNYFDLKAGEEKTISFEGKITKPEIKIYSLFEVLEKYK; encoded by the coding sequence ATGAATTATCAAAATAAACTTCATTGTATAATGTCCCTTTGTCTGGCAGGTTTTACATCAATTGCCTTTGCACAAAAAATTGAATTAAAAAGTAATTGGACATATCGTGAAGAAAAAACACAAAAATGGTATACGGCCAGCGTTCCGGGAGAAATCCATACCGATTTGCTAAACAGCAAATTAATACCAGACCCATTTTACAGAGATAACGAAAAAAAACTGCAGTGGATCGAACGTAAAAACTGGGAATACAAAACTGCTTTTCAGGTTACGGCAAATATGCTGAAAAAGAAAAATACAGAATTAGTTTTTGACGGATTAGATACTTACGCAGCTGTTTATGTAAACAATCAGCTGGTTTTAAAAGCCGATAATATGTTCCGTCAATGGCGGGTTGATGTAAAAAAAGTCTTGAAATCAGGAAATAATGATTTACGAATCGTATTTCAATCGGCACAAAATGTGGTAGATTCATTGGCAAAAAAAGATTACCCATTTGTAATTCCAGACAATCCGCGTACTTATGTACGCAAAGCCCAATACCATTTTGGCTGGGATTGGGGACCAAAATTCACAACCTGCGGCATATGGAAAACACCAAGATTTGAAGCTTATGATGAAAAAGAACCTGAGAAACCGTATGTATTAACTCGAAAAATCGAATTAATACAAGACAAAGACAGTCTTGGCAGTTCGTTTTATTTTAAAATTGACGGAAACCCGGTTTATATGAAAGGAGCTAATTATATTCCATCTGATGCTTTTCTTTCAAGAGTATCTAAAAAAGAATATGAAAAAATAGTTTTATCTGCCAAAGAGGCCAATATGAATATGCTTCGCGTTTGGGGCGGCGGTATTTATGAAGACGATTATTTCTACGATTTATGTGATAAATACGGTATAAATGTCTGGCAGGATTTTATGTTTGCAGGTACTATGGTTCCCGGAGACGATGCTTTTTTTGAAAATGTAAAAAAAGAAGTTCAATATCAGGTAAAAAGACTGCGTCATCATCCAAGTATTGTTTTATGGTGCGGCAACAACGAATCTGATGAAGCTTTTAAAAACTGGGGCTGGATGAAAAATTTCAAAATTTCAAAGCAGGATTCCATTCGTTTGTGGAAAGATTACACACGTTTATTTCATGACAGTATTCCGAAATGGGTAAAAGAAGTCGATGGTAAACGTCCGTATTTAAGCTCTTCACCATTATACCATTGGTCAAAACCAAAAAGCGTAACCGAAGGAGACAGCCATTATTGGGGAATCTGGTGGGGATTGGAAGATATTGAAGCCGTACAGAAAAAAACGGGACGATTTGTGAGCGAATACGGAATGCTGTCGATGCCAAATTATTCGTCTGTAGAAGTATTTACTCTGCCTGAAGACCGATATTTATATTCGGATATAGTATTGGCGCATCAAAAATCTGGAAAAGGATTTGAAAAGCTGGATTCCTATTTAAACAGGTATTTTATCGATTCGGCTAAAATAAAAAACATAAGTTTAGAAGATTATACCTATTTAACGCAATGTCTTCAATACTATGTTGTTAAAAATATCGCAGGCACACATCGTTCTAAAGAACCGTACAATATGGGAACTTTAATCTGGCAGTTAAACGACTGCTGGCCAACAGCAAGCTGGAGTATTACAGATTATTATAACCGCGAACCACGAGCTTCGTGGTATGCCATAAGAGAAGCGTACAGAGACGATGTAAAACCAGAAACTGATTTTATACGCCCAAGAGATTTATCTTTAGAAGATCCAAAAATCAACTGGGAAATAAAAGGAAATAACATAATTATAAAAGCTCTGAAAATGGCAAAATACGTTTACATCTCTATGAAAGGATATAATGGAAAATGGAGCGATAATTATTTTGATCTAAAAGCAGGAGAAGAAAAAACAATTTCGTTTGAAGGGAAAATAACGAAGCCAGAGATTAAGATTTATTCTTTGTTTGAGGTTTTGGAAAAGTATAAATAA
- a CDS encoding GH92 family glycosyl hydrolase, whose protein sequence is MRIVFSGFLALSLLFVNPAVSQQKKAKQADINYTKYVDPFIGSAGHGHVFVGANVSFGAVQLGPVNIFEGWDWCSGYNYASNTILGFTHTHLSGTGIGDLNDILVLPVSGKVGLTKGTKEDMVNGYGSYFSHKNEVVKPGYYSVLLDKYKVKAELTASERVGFHKYTFENTNDSHILIDLADGIGWDRPVKTFIKKVSETKIEGYRYSAGWAADQRIYFAMEFSESITNLKVYDSTTVIKGTEGEGLKIKAVLDFKTLKNKQILVKVGISPVSTENASANIKAEIPNWDFETVVKLADSKWNKELNKVQIKADEKTMKVFYTSLYHTMFAPSIFNDANGDYLGTDKKVYEKANFTNYTTFSLWDTYRGLHPLYTITQPEKINDIVKSFLAIYQQQGRLPVWHLMGNETNTMNGNHSIAVIVDAYLKGYRDYDVSLAYEAIKKTAMQTREGMDYVQKLEYIPADKLLESVGNALEYAIDDYCIALMAKALNKTDDYNYFTKRANLYKLYFDKETTFMRGKLTNGNWRTPFNPLSSAHRKDDYVEGNAWQYTWLVPQDPYGLIDLFGSEDKFIAKLDSLFLLTDKVEGEDVSPDISGLIGQYAHGNEPNHHIPYLYAYAGQPWKTAKLIREIDEKFYSTKPDGLCGNEDLGQMSAWYILSSMGFYSVNPANGIYVLGSPLVNTAVIHHKKDISFTINAVNNSVSNMYIQKAEYNGKPYTKSYITQEMIVKGGELKLYMGSKPSTTFGVKKEDRPN, encoded by the coding sequence ATGAGAATAGTATTTAGTGGTTTCCTGGCTTTAAGTTTACTTTTTGTCAATCCAGCAGTTTCACAGCAAAAAAAGGCAAAACAAGCAGATATCAATTATACGAAATATGTCGATCCGTTTATTGGTTCGGCTGGACATGGACACGTATTTGTGGGAGCAAATGTTTCTTTTGGAGCTGTACAGTTGGGACCTGTAAATATTTTTGAAGGCTGGGACTGGTGCAGCGGGTATAATTATGCCAGTAATACCATTTTGGGCTTCACACACACACATTTAAGCGGAACCGGAATTGGAGATTTAAATGATATTTTGGTGCTTCCTGTGAGCGGAAAAGTCGGTTTGACCAAAGGAACAAAAGAAGATATGGTAAACGGTTATGGTTCGTATTTCTCTCATAAAAACGAAGTCGTAAAACCAGGATATTACAGTGTTTTATTAGATAAATATAAAGTTAAAGCCGAATTAACAGCCAGCGAAAGAGTCGGTTTTCATAAATATACTTTTGAAAACACAAACGATTCACACATTTTAATTGATCTTGCCGACGGAATTGGTTGGGACAGACCCGTAAAAACGTTCATTAAAAAAGTAAGCGAAACCAAAATAGAAGGTTACCGTTATTCGGCAGGATGGGCAGCAGATCAGCGCATTTATTTTGCAATGGAGTTCTCTGAATCCATTACAAATTTAAAGGTTTATGACAGCACAACGGTGATAAAAGGAACTGAAGGCGAAGGCTTAAAAATAAAAGCGGTTTTAGATTTCAAAACCTTAAAAAATAAACAGATTCTGGTAAAAGTGGGGATTTCTCCAGTAAGTACCGAAAATGCATCTGCCAATATAAAAGCAGAAATTCCGAATTGGGATTTTGAAACTGTAGTTAAACTGGCAGATTCAAAATGGAACAAAGAATTGAATAAAGTTCAGATAAAAGCAGACGAAAAAACAATGAAAGTTTTCTATACTTCATTGTATCATACCATGTTTGCACCTTCTATTTTTAATGATGCGAACGGAGATTATCTTGGAACAGATAAAAAAGTCTACGAAAAAGCCAATTTTACCAATTACACTACTTTTTCGCTTTGGGATACTTACCGCGGACTGCATCCATTGTACACGATTACGCAGCCAGAAAAAATCAATGATATTGTAAAATCGTTTTTAGCGATTTATCAGCAGCAAGGCAGATTACCGGTTTGGCATTTAATGGGCAACGAAACCAATACCATGAACGGAAATCATTCTATAGCTGTTATTGTCGATGCTTATTTAAAAGGGTATCGTGATTATGATGTCAGCTTAGCATACGAAGCTATTAAAAAAACGGCAATGCAGACGCGTGAGGGAATGGATTACGTTCAAAAACTCGAATATATTCCTGCTGATAAACTATTAGAATCTGTTGGAAACGCTTTAGAATATGCAATCGATGATTACTGTATTGCTTTGATGGCAAAAGCTTTAAACAAAACAGACGATTACAATTATTTCACGAAAAGAGCCAATTTATACAAACTGTATTTTGATAAAGAAACCACTTTTATGCGTGGTAAATTAACAAATGGAAATTGGAGAACGCCATTTAATCCGCTTTCATCAGCGCATCGTAAAGACGATTATGTTGAAGGAAATGCGTGGCAGTACACTTGGCTGGTGCCGCAGGATCCGTATGGTTTAATCGATTTATTTGGAAGCGAAGATAAATTTATCGCAAAACTGGATTCACTTTTCCTGCTGACTGATAAAGTAGAAGGTGAGGATGTTTCGCCAGATATCAGCGGTTTAATTGGTCAGTACGCACACGGAAACGAGCCAAATCATCATATTCCGTATTTGTATGCTTATGCAGGGCAGCCTTGGAAAACAGCAAAATTAATTCGAGAAATCGACGAAAAATTCTACTCAACAAAACCAGACGGATTGTGCGGTAATGAAGATTTAGGGCAAATGTCGGCTTGGTATATTTTATCTTCTATGGGATTCTATTCGGTAAATCCGGCAAACGGAATTTATGTTTTGGGAAGTCCGCTGGTAAATACTGCTGTAATTCATCATAAAAAAGATATTTCATTTACGATAAATGCGGTTAATAACAGCGTTTCAAATATGTACATTCAAAAAGCAGAATATAACGGAAAGCCTTACACAAAATCATATATCACGCAAGAAATGATAGTAAAAGGCGGAGAGCTGAAATTATATATGGGAAGCAAACCGTCAACGACATTTGGAGTTAAGAAAGAAGACAGACCTAATTGA
- a CDS encoding GH92 family glycosyl hydrolase: protein MKIKSLIFFGLIQYCISVNAQVKEPVEYVNPLMGTQSLHNLSNGNTYPAICRPWGMNFWTPQTGKMGDGWAYTYTAEKIRGFKQTHQPSPWMNDYGQFSIMPVTGKLAFAEDERASWFSHKAEVSKPYYYSVYLADYDVTTEITTTERAAHFQITFPENENSSIVVDAFNKGSYIKIIPSENKIIGYTTRNSGGVPDNFKNYFVLYFDKPFAVNSTFNDKTLEKGKLELTATHAGAVVSFKTKKGEKVNVKIASSFISFEQAELNLKNELGTASFEETVAQSKNEWNKVLGKITVEDTNEEQLKTFYSCLYRTVCFPQKQYEINKDGDIVHYSPYNGKVLPGYMYAGTGFWDTFRALYPLLNLVYPSINKEMQEGLINDYKEGGFLPEWSSPGFRNVMVGNNSASVVSDAYMKGLRGYDINTLYEALLHGANNEGPIDAVGRKGVQYYNSLGYVPYDVKINENAARTLEYAYDDFTIWKLAKALDRPKKEINLLEKRMMNYKNLYNPSIGLMSGRNKDGSFSPNFNPFKWGDAFTEGNSWHYSWSVFHDIQGLIDLMGGEKNFTAKLDAVFTTPPVFDDSYYGSVIHEIREMQIMNMGQYAHGNQPIQHMIYLYNYAGEPWKTQYWSREVMNRLYKPTPDGYCGDEDNGQTSAWYIFSAMGFYPVCPGTEEYVLGAPLFKKTTLQLENGKQLIISAPDNSETSRYVNELKWDNALYSKNYINHFDVLKGGELNFDMTSSPNLKRGTAKESYPYSYSTSK from the coding sequence ATGAAAATAAAGAGTTTAATTTTTTTTGGATTAATACAGTATTGCATTTCTGTAAATGCACAAGTTAAAGAACCAGTAGAATATGTAAACCCGTTAATGGGAACACAATCCCTTCATAATCTTTCAAACGGGAATACCTATCCCGCAATCTGCAGGCCCTGGGGAATGAATTTCTGGACGCCGCAAACCGGAAAAATGGGCGACGGATGGGCGTATACTTATACCGCAGAAAAAATTAGAGGATTTAAGCAGACGCATCAGCCTTCACCCTGGATGAACGATTACGGTCAGTTTTCGATTATGCCCGTTACCGGTAAATTGGCTTTCGCCGAAGACGAACGTGCGAGCTGGTTCAGTCATAAAGCAGAAGTTTCAAAACCCTATTATTACAGCGTTTATCTGGCTGATTATGATGTTACAACCGAAATTACAACAACAGAAAGAGCGGCTCATTTTCAAATAACATTTCCTGAAAATGAAAATTCGTCAATTGTAGTGGATGCTTTTAATAAAGGATCTTACATAAAAATTATACCATCTGAAAATAAAATTATAGGTTATACAACTCGTAACAGCGGTGGTGTTCCGGATAATTTCAAAAACTATTTTGTGCTTTATTTTGATAAGCCGTTTGCAGTAAATTCAACCTTTAATGATAAAACTTTAGAAAAAGGCAAATTAGAACTAACTGCAACTCATGCTGGCGCTGTGGTAAGTTTTAAAACTAAAAAAGGAGAAAAAGTAAATGTAAAAATTGCATCATCTTTTATCAGTTTTGAACAAGCAGAATTAAATTTAAAAAATGAATTGGGGACAGCTTCATTCGAAGAAACTGTTGCTCAGTCTAAAAATGAATGGAACAAAGTTTTAGGAAAAATTACTGTTGAAGATACAAATGAAGAGCAGTTAAAAACCTTTTATTCTTGTTTGTACCGCACAGTTTGTTTTCCTCAAAAACAATATGAAATCAATAAAGACGGCGATATAGTGCATTACAGTCCGTATAATGGAAAAGTTCTGCCGGGTTATATGTATGCAGGAACCGGATTCTGGGATACTTTCCGTGCCTTATATCCTTTATTAAATCTGGTTTATCCTTCTATAAATAAAGAAATGCAGGAAGGATTAATAAACGATTACAAAGAAGGCGGATTTCTGCCAGAATGGTCAAGTCCGGGTTTTAGAAATGTAATGGTAGGAAATAATTCTGCCTCTGTAGTTTCTGATGCTTATATGAAAGGATTACGCGGCTACGATATCAATACTTTGTACGAAGCTTTGCTTCACGGAGCCAATAATGAAGGACCAATAGATGCTGTAGGCAGAAAAGGAGTTCAGTATTACAATTCTTTAGGATATGTTCCGTATGATGTGAAGATCAACGAAAATGCAGCGAGAACGCTGGAATATGCTTATGATGATTTTACGATTTGGAAATTAGCCAAAGCTTTAGATCGTCCCAAAAAAGAAATCAATCTGCTTGAAAAGCGAATGATGAATTATAAAAACCTTTACAATCCTTCTATCGGATTAATGAGCGGACGTAATAAAGACGGCAGTTTTTCACCTAATTTTAATCCGTTTAAATGGGGAGATGCTTTTACCGAGGGAAACAGCTGGCATTACAGCTGGAGTGTTTTTCATGATATTCAGGGGTTGATTGATTTAATGGGCGGAGAGAAAAATTTCACAGCAAAATTAGATGCAGTTTTTACAACTCCTCCGGTTTTTGATGATAGTTATTATGGTTCTGTTATTCATGAAATCCGCGAAATGCAGATTATGAATATGGGACAATATGCTCACGGAAACCAGCCAATTCAGCACATGATTTATTTATACAATTATGCAGGCGAACCTTGGAAAACGCAATATTGGTCAAGAGAAGTAATGAACCGCTTATATAAACCAACTCCAGACGGTTATTGCGGAGATGAAGATAACGGACAGACTTCTGCCTGGTATATATTTTCAGCAATGGGATTTTATCCGGTTTGCCCGGGAACAGAAGAATATGTTTTGGGAGCACCTTTGTTTAAGAAAACAACTTTGCAGTTAGAAAACGGAAAACAGCTTATTATCAGCGCGCCTGATAATTCAGAAACCAGCAGATATGTAAACGAATTAAAATGGGATAATGCTCTTTATTCTAAAAATTATATCAATCATTTTGATGTATTAAAAGGAGGAGAATTAAATTTTGATATGACAAGTTCTCCAAATTTAAAAAGAGGCACAGCAAAAGAATCATACCCATATTCTTACTCAACTTCAAAATAA
- a CDS encoding glycoside hydrolase family 125 protein — translation MQSRRKFIKNAGIFSAGLLAIQTEAFGFNSDTFQFPLKDFVSKRPPVAERKFTSKAIEAAIVRVKKQIANPELAWIFENCFPNTLDTTVDFEIIDGKPDTYVITGDIDAMWLRDSTAQIWPYIPFVKEDPKLAELVKGVINRQAKCILLDPYANAFYKDFTKESEWKNDLTKMQPGIHERKWEIDSLCYPVRLAHGYWKETGDISLFDAKWKEAMLLILQTFKEQQRMDGKGGPYSFQRQTAWATDGVPLGGYGYPVKPCGLIVSTFRPSDDSTLFGYLIPSNMFAIEILGYLIEIFSLPALKDNDLVVKATKLRDEVQKGLNEHGIINHPKFGKIIAFEVNGYGSFHMMDDANVPSLLSLPYLGAIAPNDPLYLNTRKVVLSENNPFFYKGKAGEGIGGPHTGVDTIWPMSIVLRAITSVDEKEIKACISNLIKTNADTGFMHESFHKDDVNKFTRKWFAWANTLFGEMIVHTSIHYPQILKDKNI, via the coding sequence ATGCAGTCACGTAGAAAATTTATAAAAAACGCAGGTATTTTTTCAGCAGGTTTATTAGCAATTCAAACAGAAGCTTTTGGATTTAATTCAGATACTTTTCAGTTTCCGCTAAAAGATTTTGTTTCTAAAAGACCACCTGTTGCCGAAAGAAAATTTACAAGTAAGGCAATTGAAGCCGCTATTGTACGTGTTAAAAAACAAATTGCCAATCCAGAATTAGCATGGATATTTGAAAACTGTTTCCCAAATACGCTAGATACAACAGTTGATTTTGAAATTATTGACGGAAAACCGGACACGTATGTAATTACGGGAGATATTGATGCCATGTGGCTTAGAGATAGTACAGCACAGATTTGGCCGTATATTCCGTTTGTAAAGGAAGATCCAAAACTCGCAGAACTGGTAAAAGGAGTAATCAATCGTCAGGCGAAATGTATTCTGCTGGATCCGTATGCTAATGCTTTTTATAAAGATTTCACGAAGGAAAGCGAATGGAAAAATGACCTTACTAAAATGCAGCCCGGAATTCATGAAAGAAAATGGGAAATTGACAGTTTGTGTTATCCAGTTAGATTAGCACACGGATATTGGAAAGAAACAGGAGATATCAGTTTGTTTGATGCCAAATGGAAAGAAGCGATGCTTTTAATTCTGCAGACTTTTAAAGAGCAGCAGCGAATGGACGGGAAAGGCGGACCGTATAGTTTTCAGCGTCAGACAGCGTGGGCAACAGATGGAGTTCCGTTAGGCGGTTACGGTTATCCTGTAAAACCTTGCGGATTAATTGTTTCGACTTTCAGACCAAGCGACGATTCTACTTTGTTTGGTTATTTGATTCCGAGTAATATGTTTGCGATTGAAATACTAGGTTATTTAATCGAAATTTTCTCTTTACCGGCTTTAAAAGACAATGATCTAGTTGTAAAAGCCACAAAATTAAGAGATGAAGTTCAAAAAGGACTTAATGAACATGGAATAATCAATCATCCAAAATTCGGGAAAATTATTGCTTTTGAAGTAAACGGATACGGCAGTTTCCACATGATGGACGATGCTAATGTGCCGTCTTTATTATCATTACCTTATTTAGGTGCTATTGCTCCAAATGATCCTTTATATCTAAATACACGAAAAGTAGTGCTTTCAGAAAACAATCCGTTTTTCTACAAAGGAAAAGCAGGAGAAGGTATTGGCGGTCCGCACACCGGAGTCGATACAATCTGGCCTATGAGTATTGTTTTAAGAGCCATTACAAGTGTAGACGAAAAAGAAATAAAAGCTTGTATCAGTAATTTAATTAAAACCAATGCCGATACAGGATTTATGCACGAATCTTTCCATAAAGACGACGTTAATAAATTTACCCGTAAATGGTTTGCGTGGGCAAATACACTTTTTGGAGAAATGATTGTACATACCAGCATTCATTATCCTCAAATTTTAAAAGATAAAAATATCTAG
- a CDS encoding ROK family protein, producing the protein MNTSYAIGLDIGGTHITAGVINKTEMKIVDSSIYKESFDSNLPVNHVMDIWKRVIDTAIENSKVENITGIAVCMPGPFDYEKGICWIKDQSKYEHFYGLNVRELLLESLNFPENFPVLFENDAVCFGKGEVFKQQENLSKKVMAVTLGTGLGACFIDKGVSINSGSSVPADGEIYNLPYKEGIAEDYVSARGLLADYKSLTNIDLNNGLELYNLALQGDQMALKAFETMGEDLAEVVIPWIKNFAADHIIIGGKIANARELFLPLFNKKIKESDLDIVVSISTDNEIAALLGAVSFLCD; encoded by the coding sequence ATGAATACATCATACGCCATTGGGCTAGATATAGGCGGGACACATATTACAGCTGGAGTTATCAATAAAACAGAAATGAAAATTGTTGATTCTTCGATATATAAAGAATCATTCGATTCTAATTTGCCTGTAAATCACGTAATGGATATTTGGAAAAGAGTGATCGATACTGCAATTGAAAACTCAAAAGTTGAAAATATAACTGGAATAGCCGTTTGTATGCCTGGGCCTTTTGATTACGAAAAAGGGATCTGCTGGATTAAAGATCAATCTAAATACGAACATTTTTACGGATTGAATGTGCGGGAACTGCTTTTAGAAAGTCTAAACTTTCCTGAAAATTTCCCTGTTCTTTTTGAAAATGATGCCGTTTGTTTTGGAAAAGGTGAAGTTTTTAAACAACAGGAAAACCTTTCTAAAAAAGTTATGGCAGTTACTCTAGGAACCGGACTTGGTGCTTGTTTTATTGATAAAGGTGTTTCGATTAACTCAGGCAGTTCTGTTCCTGCCGACGGTGAAATTTATAATCTGCCTTACAAAGAAGGTATTGCAGAAGATTATGTTTCTGCGCGAGGTCTTTTGGCAGATTACAAATCTTTAACGAATATTGATCTCAACAATGGTCTGGAACTTTATAATTTAGCCTTGCAAGGTGATCAAATGGCTTTAAAAGCTTTTGAAACAATGGGAGAAGATTTAGCAGAAGTTGTTATTCCGTGGATAAAGAATTTTGCAGCAGATCATATCATCATTGGCGGTAAAATTGCCAACGCAAGAGAATTATTCCTGCCTTTATTCAATAAAAAAATAAAAGAATCTGATTTAGATATAGTAGTTTCTATTTCTACAGATAATGAAATTGCAGCCTTATTGGGAGCAGTAAGTTTTCTTTGCGATTAA
- a CDS encoding DsbA family oxidoreductase, which yields MKIEIWSDIMCPFCYIGKRQLETALQQFPDNDFEIEWKSFQLDPTITPEPGKDVYTYLAERKGMTVEQSKEMHKGVAERAKSVGLEYNFDKAVISNSLEAHRIIQLAKTKKLGDEIEEIFFKAYFTEGRDLNDGPTLIELAEKAGLDKNDVLEVLKSDNLYLKEVEHDIEEAQQIGVQGVPFFVFDRKYAVSGAQPVEAFVQTIKEGLK from the coding sequence ATGAAAATAGAAATTTGGTCGGACATCATGTGTCCGTTTTGTTATATCGGAAAAAGGCAATTGGAAACGGCCTTACAACAGTTTCCAGATAACGACTTTGAAATTGAATGGAAAAGTTTTCAGCTTGATCCAACAATTACGCCTGAGCCGGGAAAAGACGTTTATACGTATTTAGCGGAACGAAAAGGAATGACAGTCGAGCAATCTAAAGAAATGCACAAAGGTGTCGCAGAACGTGCTAAAAGCGTTGGTTTAGAGTATAACTTTGACAAAGCAGTTATTTCAAATTCTTTAGAAGCGCATAGAATTATCCAATTGGCTAAAACTAAAAAATTAGGCGACGAAATTGAAGAAATTTTCTTTAAAGCTTATTTTACAGAAGGACGGGATTTAAACGACGGCCCGACTTTAATTGAATTAGCTGAAAAAGCCGGATTAGATAAAAATGATGTTTTAGAAGTATTAAAAAGCGATAATTTATACTTAAAAGAAGTTGAACACGATATTGAAGAAGCACAGCAAATTGGCGTTCAGGGTGTTCCTTTCTTTGTTTTTGACCGAAAATATGCTGTTTCTGGTGCTCAGCCGGTTGAAGCTTTTGTGCAAACAATAAAAGAAGGTTTAAAATAA
- the dnaN gene encoding DNA polymerase III subunit beta, with amino-acid sequence MKFIVSSSYLLKQLQVLGSVINSNNTLPILDNFLFELDNNELTVSASDLETTMSATLSIDSTSKGSVAVPAKLLLEILKTFPEQPLTFTVEDNNTVEISSNSGKYALAYAAGEEFPKSVNLEDPSVTLVPADVLATAVSKTIFAAGNDDLRPVMSGVFFQFSPEGLTFVATDAHKLVKYARADVKASQVADFIMPKKPLNILKSILGSSDAEVKIEYNDSNATFSFDNYILMCRLIDGKYPNYEAVIPKENPNKLLIDRSLFLSSVRRVAIFSNKTTHQIRLKIAGAELNVSAEDIDYSNKAEERLTCDYQGDDLQIGFNSRFLIEMLTNLQSDVIMLEMSLPNRAGILTPADGLEEGETVTMLVMPVMLNS; translated from the coding sequence ATGAAATTTATAGTATCGAGTTCGTACTTATTAAAACAATTACAAGTATTAGGAAGCGTTATTAACAGTAATAATACACTTCCTATTTTAGATAACTTTTTATTTGAACTAGACAATAATGAGTTGACAGTTTCGGCTTCAGACCTTGAAACTACAATGTCTGCTACATTATCAATCGATTCTACAAGTAAAGGAAGCGTTGCTGTACCGGCAAAACTTTTACTTGAAATTTTAAAGACATTTCCAGAGCAGCCTTTAACTTTTACAGTTGAAGACAATAATACAGTCGAAATCAGCTCTAATTCAGGAAAATATGCATTAGCGTATGCTGCCGGAGAAGAATTCCCTAAGTCTGTAAATCTGGAAGATCCGTCTGTAACTTTAGTTCCTGCTGATGTATTGGCAACTGCGGTAAGTAAAACCATTTTTGCTGCCGGAAACGATGATTTACGTCCGGTAATGTCTGGAGTTTTCTTCCAGTTCTCTCCAGAAGGTTTAACTTTTGTTGCTACAGATGCTCATAAATTAGTAAAATATGCACGTGCAGATGTAAAAGCATCTCAGGTTGCTGATTTTATTATGCCGAAGAAACCTTTAAATATCTTAAAAAGTATTTTAGGAAGTTCTGATGCGGAAGTAAAAATTGAATACAACGATTCAAATGCGACTTTCTCATTTGACAATTATATCTTAATGTGTCGTTTAATCGACGGAAAATACCCTAATTATGAAGCGGTGATTCCTAAAGAAAATCCAAACAAATTATTAATCGATCGTTCTTTATTTTTAAGCTCTGTTCGTCGTGTTGCGATTTTCTCAAACAAAACTACACACCAAATTCGTTTAAAAATTGCAGGAGCTGAATTAAATGTTTCTGCTGAAGATATCGATTACTCAAATAAAGCAGAAGAAAGACTAACTTGTGATTATCAAGGTGATGATCTTCAAATTGGTTTTAACTCTCGTTTCTTAATCGAAATGCTGACAAACCTTCAATCTGATGTGATTATGTTAGAGATGTCATTACCTAACAGAGCCGGGATTTTAACTCCTGCTGATGGCTTAGAAGAAGGTGAAACAGTAACAATGTTGGTAATGCCCGTAATGTTAAATAGTTAA